A window of Mucilaginibacter paludis DSM 18603 contains these coding sequences:
- a CDS encoding SusC/RagA family TonB-linked outer membrane protein — MLLQYTESAIAAGNAVPGKIDVKQTEAIKENGFDKSQPPSVSQIIAKAISGKVSDEKGNSLPGVTVTEKGTRNVAVTNISGEYKINVANTGAVLVFSFIGYSRLEIAVGSKTTVNASLTPASSALNEVIVTALGIKREAKSLGYAAQKADVQAIQTNRTTNFVNALQGQVAGLDVSPPAAGPGSSTKIRLRGQSSFTADNSPLIVINGLPMSQGASSSNGNSQNTDQGDNLQGINQDDIESMTILKGSTAAALYGSRAVNGAIIITTKTGAKNAGIGVEFNSNFTVNQALDYTDFQYEYGQGENNKRPLSQGDAQSSGAWSFGVPFDNVPTYQFDGVQRPYAPVKNRISKFFRSAPSWSNTLALSGGNDKGSFRVSFSNQDADGIIPNNDYHKKIFNIGINYKLTDQLSAQFYVNYGHEFNNKPPFIGVQGLSIPASMYRLANSIDFDVLKAGAIDANGNEAPTSRFSTVTNPYWVLAKQFQKQTKDHLLGTAVLRYQFFDWLYLQGRANMDLLQTSFESNTATGGLGVGGAPTGLFNGAYSINSVKTTQNNFDFLLGGGHTWKDFAFSATVGGNTFPLVSSTFSEGVTNFYIRDLYTIGNGVTNVSTYNLSKQTVNSLYGTAELSYKNFLYLNVTGRNDWYSVFIKDLDHYFYPSVSGSFVFSELLPSAKWLNFGKLRVAVAETGSAGTVGAYNALTFALSSNTFNGLPLGSINNTSAPNPQIKPFGVNEKEIGLEMRMFNNRVNVDIAAYDKKTSNQAVPISLSASSGYSSTLVNLGGLDNKGLEINLELIPVRNKDITWKTVFNTAFNSSKVLSLANNQSQLVVGSGEFFGSIVDVVGLPLNQIQGFTYKRDAAGNVLLTGGKPTPSALPVNFGSGLPTSTGGWINTVMYKGFTLIAHIDYKAGGKVLSSTNLNLTREGLSKESLVGRVGGVVFPGVNADGSPNTTAVNAEDFYANYRTTGILDPFIYSSSFIKLRNLSLGYDLSKFINKKYIKGLALTAVCHNVLIIKKYTPNIDPEAIASSGDTLTGYEQASLPTQRTYGFNVNIKF; from the coding sequence ATGCTCTTACAATATACAGAAAGTGCCATTGCCGCGGGTAATGCAGTACCCGGAAAAATTGATGTTAAACAAACAGAAGCTATAAAAGAGAACGGCTTTGATAAGAGTCAGCCTCCTTCTGTATCACAAATAATTGCAAAAGCTATTAGCGGTAAAGTATCAGACGAAAAAGGAAACAGCTTGCCGGGTGTAACCGTAACTGAAAAAGGCACGCGTAACGTAGCTGTCACCAATATATCAGGCGAATACAAAATTAATGTGGCCAATACCGGGGCGGTGCTGGTATTTTCCTTTATAGGTTATAGCCGACTTGAAATAGCTGTTGGTAGTAAAACTACGGTAAATGCTTCACTTACTCCCGCTTCGAGCGCGTTAAATGAAGTAATCGTAACCGCGCTTGGTATCAAAAGAGAAGCCAAAAGCCTTGGTTATGCTGCGCAGAAAGCTGATGTACAGGCTATTCAAACCAACCGCACAACTAATTTTGTCAACGCGCTCCAAGGCCAGGTGGCAGGTTTAGATGTTTCGCCGCCTGCGGCCGGTCCGGGCAGCAGTACCAAGATCAGGTTACGCGGGCAATCGTCGTTTACGGCAGATAATTCGCCACTGATAGTAATTAATGGTTTACCGATGTCACAAGGTGCAAGTAGCAGTAATGGAAACTCCCAAAATACCGACCAGGGCGATAACCTGCAGGGCATTAACCAGGATGACATTGAATCGATGACAATTTTAAAAGGATCCACAGCAGCAGCCCTATATGGCTCGCGCGCTGTTAACGGAGCAATTATCATCACTACCAAAACCGGTGCAAAAAATGCAGGCATTGGTGTCGAGTTCAATTCAAACTTTACCGTAAACCAGGCCCTTGATTATACCGATTTTCAGTACGAATACGGCCAGGGCGAAAATAACAAACGCCCCTTATCCCAAGGAGATGCCCAAAGCTCGGGCGCCTGGAGTTTCGGCGTACCGTTTGATAATGTTCCAACTTACCAGTTCGACGGCGTTCAGCGCCCATATGCACCGGTTAAAAACCGTATCAGTAAGTTTTTCAGAAGTGCACCATCATGGAGCAATACCTTGGCCCTTTCGGGAGGAAATGATAAAGGCAGTTTCCGGGTTTCATTTTCAAACCAAGATGCAGACGGCATTATACCTAATAACGACTATCACAAAAAAATATTTAACATCGGCATCAACTATAAACTTACCGATCAATTATCTGCACAGTTTTACGTGAACTATGGCCATGAGTTTAATAATAAGCCACCGTTTATCGGGGTACAGGGACTGTCGATACCCGCATCAATGTACAGGCTTGCCAACTCAATTGATTTTGATGTACTTAAAGCTGGCGCAATAGATGCCAACGGTAACGAAGCCCCCACCTCGCGCTTTTCTACAGTTACCAATCCTTATTGGGTGTTGGCAAAGCAGTTCCAAAAGCAAACCAAAGATCATTTATTGGGGACTGCTGTGTTGCGTTACCAGTTCTTCGACTGGTTATACCTACAGGGCCGTGCCAATATGGATCTTTTACAAACCTCTTTCGAGTCAAATACCGCCACAGGAGGCCTGGGTGTTGGGGGGGCGCCGACAGGCCTGTTTAACGGTGCTTATTCTATCAATTCGGTAAAAACCACTCAGAATAATTTTGATTTCTTGCTGGGGGGCGGCCATACCTGGAAAGATTTTGCCTTTAGCGCCACTGTCGGCGGTAATACCTTTCCTTTGGTATCTTCAACTTTTAGCGAAGGTGTTACCAATTTTTATATCAGAGACTTATATACCATTGGAAATGGTGTTACCAATGTCTCTACTTATAACTTGTCTAAACAAACTGTTAATTCATTATACGGCACGGCTGAGCTTTCTTATAAAAATTTCCTTTACCTTAACGTTACCGGCCGTAACGATTGGTATTCTGTATTTATAAAAGATCTTGATCATTACTTTTACCCCTCGGTTAGCGGTAGCTTTGTGTTTTCTGAACTGCTCCCGAGTGCGAAGTGGTTAAATTTCGGAAAGCTTAGGGTTGCAGTAGCCGAAACCGGCAGTGCCGGTACAGTGGGGGCATATAATGCCTTAACCTTTGCGCTATCATCAAATACATTTAACGGGTTGCCGTTAGGAAGCATCAATAATACCTCTGCACCAAACCCGCAGATCAAACCGTTTGGAGTTAACGAAAAAGAAATAGGGCTTGAAATGCGCATGTTTAACAACCGTGTAAACGTGGATATAGCCGCTTATGATAAAAAAACCAGCAATCAGGCAGTTCCAATCAGCTTATCTGCCTCCAGCGGCTATAGCAGTACGTTGGTTAACTTAGGCGGGCTTGACAACAAAGGCCTCGAAATTAACCTGGAGCTCATACCTGTTAGAAACAAAGACATAACTTGGAAAACAGTGTTTAACACAGCCTTCAACTCGTCTAAGGTCTTATCGTTAGCCAATAACCAATCACAACTGGTTGTAGGCAGCGGCGAGTTTTTTGGGTCAATTGTTGATGTGGTAGGTTTGCCGCTTAATCAAATTCAAGGTTTTACCTATAAAAGGGATGCCGCAGGCAATGTATTGTTAACAGGTGGAAAGCCAACTCCAAGTGCATTACCTGTCAATTTTGGCAGTGGCTTACCTACATCAACCGGCGGCTGGATAAATACGGTGATGTATAAAGGCTTTACCTTAATTGCACATATTGACTACAAGGCTGGCGGTAAAGTACTATCCAGCACCAACTTAAACTTAACAAGGGAAGGGTTATCCAAAGAATCGTTAGTGGGCCGGGTTGGGGGTGTAGTATTCCCTGGTGTAAACGCTGATGGCTCGCCCAATACCACCGCAGTCAATGCCGAAGATTTTTACGCCAACTATCGTACAACTGGTATTCTTGACCCCTTTATCTACAGTTCGAGCTTTATCAAGTTACGCAACCTGTCCTTAGGATACGATCTGTCTAAGTTTATCAATAAAAAATATATAAAAGGCTTAGCGCTTACCGCAGTATGCCACAATGTGCTGATCATCAAAAAGTATACACCTAACATTGATCCGGAAGCGATAGCTTCAAGCGGCGATACTTTAACAGGTTATGAGCAGGCATCACTGCCCACCCAGCGCACTTATGGATTTAACGTAAACATAAAATTCTAA
- a CDS encoding aldehyde dehydrogenase (NADP(+)), producing MISGEHIIGFVASAEGGDIMTSINPANGEKIAEFIVATPAEVDRALEKAAAAFQVYRKKSGIEKAEYLEAIADEIMDLGDELITICCAESSLPKGRIEGERGRTTGQLKLFANLLREGSWLDARIETANPERLPLPKPDIRYIQIPLGPVVVFGASNFPLAFSVAGGDTASAFAAGCSVVVKAHPAHPATSWLIGKAIQKAARSTGMPDGVFSLLFGDGPILGSQLVKHPNVKAVAFTGSFGAGKAIYDLAVRREVPIPVYAEMGSTNPVFVLPQALQNHTELLAKGFSASVTLGVGQFCTNPGMLIYENSESAGIFNSKLEEEFTQTSGGVMLAANIYQSYNAGVAKHAATDGVETLAKGNHTDSHNTASPILFKIKSDALKAQPHLSEEVFGPTSMVVEATSRQDILDIARNLSGHLTATVHGTDADLIEYQDLLDILEQKAGRLLINGYPTGVEVCSAMVHGGPFPATTDSRSTSVGTAAINRFTRPVCYQNMPQALLADELKNTNPLGIWRLVNGLLSKDEI from the coding sequence ATGATAAGTGGAGAACATATTATCGGCTTTGTAGCTTCGGCCGAAGGAGGCGACATCATGACCTCAATAAACCCGGCAAATGGCGAAAAAATAGCAGAATTTATTGTGGCAACCCCAGCCGAGGTTGATAGAGCTCTTGAAAAAGCAGCTGCCGCCTTCCAGGTGTACCGGAAAAAATCAGGAATCGAAAAGGCAGAATATTTAGAGGCCATAGCTGATGAAATTATGGACTTAGGAGATGAGCTGATTACTATATGTTGCGCTGAATCGTCTTTGCCGAAAGGCCGTATAGAAGGTGAACGCGGAAGAACTACAGGCCAGCTCAAATTGTTTGCCAATTTATTGAGGGAAGGTTCCTGGCTTGACGCGCGAATTGAAACGGCCAATCCAGAACGTTTGCCGCTGCCAAAGCCAGATATCCGTTATATACAGATACCCCTTGGCCCGGTGGTGGTTTTTGGGGCGAGTAATTTCCCGCTGGCATTTTCTGTGGCCGGGGGCGATACCGCTTCGGCATTTGCGGCAGGTTGCAGTGTGGTTGTAAAGGCTCATCCCGCCCACCCGGCAACCAGCTGGCTCATAGGTAAGGCCATTCAAAAAGCGGCCCGTTCAACCGGTATGCCGGATGGGGTTTTCTCCCTGTTATTTGGCGACGGGCCAATTTTAGGATCACAGTTGGTTAAGCACCCCAATGTGAAGGCGGTTGCTTTTACCGGATCATTCGGTGCAGGTAAGGCGATCTATGACCTTGCGGTACGCAGAGAAGTACCGATACCTGTTTATGCCGAAATGGGCAGTACTAACCCTGTGTTTGTGCTACCGCAAGCTTTACAAAACCACACCGAGTTGTTGGCCAAAGGGTTTTCTGCATCGGTAACCTTAGGCGTGGGGCAGTTTTGCACCAATCCGGGGATGCTTATTTACGAAAACTCAGAAAGTGCCGGAATTTTTAACAGCAAGCTGGAAGAAGAGTTTACGCAAACTTCGGGCGGCGTTATGCTGGCTGCTAATATCTATCAATCTTACAATGCCGGTGTTGCTAAACATGCCGCCACTGATGGTGTAGAAACACTGGCGAAGGGGAATCATACAGATAGCCATAATACAGCCTCTCCCATACTTTTCAAAATAAAAAGTGATGCCTTAAAAGCCCAGCCTCATTTGTCCGAGGAGGTATTTGGGCCAACCAGCATGGTGGTAGAAGCAACGTCCAGGCAAGATATACTGGATATAGCCCGAAACCTTAGCGGCCACCTAACAGCCACCGTACATGGCACCGATGCTGATCTAATTGAATACCAGGATCTGCTGGATATTTTAGAACAGAAAGCTGGCAGGCTCCTTATTAACGGTTACCCTACAGGGGTTGAAGTGTGCAGTGCCATGGTTCATGGCGGCCCTTTCCCGGCTACAACCGATTCCAGGAGCACATCGGTGGGCACAGCGGCCATCAACAGGTTTACAAGGCCGGTATGTTACCAGAACATGCCGCAGGCATTGCTTGCCGACGAATTAAAAAACACCAATCCATTAGGCATCTGGCGGTTAGTTAACGGCCTTTTAAGCAAAGACGAGATATAA
- a CDS encoding alpha/beta hydrolase, whose protein sequence is MRAELLLKLSIIITLLHPLLAFGQGDSITMKLWDNGAPGFESRRNEPEKGDKYISDVHNPSITVYLPPKEKATGMAVVICPGGGHRMLVINSEGREPARYFNSLGIAAIVLKYRLARDTMSPYKITVHAPQDANRAMRLVRKNAAQWGIDANRIGIMGFSAGGEVVNMMAYAPGDGDLRATDAIKRLSAKPNFVILVYPGPLGVPKEVLPDAPPVFLVAANEDVCCSPPIIALLQAYRKAGASVEAHIYAKGNHAFNMGYRSPYQSLKAWPQRLTDWIVDNNYFKSATEVKK, encoded by the coding sequence ATGAGAGCTGAATTGTTGTTGAAATTGAGTATCATTATAACCCTTTTACACCCACTACTCGCATTTGGGCAGGGCGATTCGATAACTATGAAATTATGGGACAATGGCGCTCCTGGGTTTGAGAGCCGCAGAAACGAACCGGAAAAAGGCGATAAATACATTAGCGATGTACATAATCCGTCCATCACAGTGTATCTGCCCCCAAAAGAAAAAGCTACGGGTATGGCTGTTGTGATTTGCCCGGGAGGCGGTCATCGCATGTTGGTTATAAACTCCGAAGGCAGGGAGCCCGCCAGGTATTTCAACAGCCTGGGTATTGCAGCTATTGTTTTAAAATACAGGTTAGCGCGCGATACAATGTCGCCCTACAAAATTACCGTACATGCCCCGCAGGATGCCAACAGGGCCATGCGGCTTGTGCGCAAGAATGCTGCGCAATGGGGCATTGATGCCAACCGGATAGGTATTATGGGTTTTTCTGCGGGCGGAGAAGTTGTTAATATGATGGCCTATGCACCAGGCGATGGAGATTTGCGCGCCACGGATGCCATTAAACGGCTTAGTGCAAAGCCCAATTTTGTAATATTAGTATACCCGGGGCCATTAGGTGTGCCCAAAGAGGTTCTGCCAGATGCACCACCGGTGTTTTTAGTGGCTGCCAATGAAGATGTTTGCTGCTCGCCGCCTATTATTGCACTTTTGCAAGCCTATCGCAAAGCTGGAGCATCGGTAGAAGCCCATATTTATGCAAAGGGTAACCACGCTTTCAACATGGGGTACCGGTCGCCTTATCAATCCTTGAAAGCCTGGCCTCAACGTTTAACCGATTGGATAGTAGATAATAACTACTTTAAATCAGCAACAGAAGTTAAAAAGTAA
- a CDS encoding bile acid:sodium symporter family protein: MKRADLKLVSYSFAIVFLLLFIAAVLAGRHSLAGWPLTLFFIALAMAFRNNNLLKGFSFTVVIFAAVSFAMYYPAHFVQLGNFKLSKLIIPLLQFIMFGMGSELSLTELITVAKKPKTILIGTICHYAIMPLVGFTLVSLFNFPKEIAAGIILIGCCPSGLASNVMAYLARANLALSVAITTLSTLLSPLLTPLLMQLLAGRYVTVHFWDMAWDTTKVVIIPIVAGLLFHFLVKGKIKWIDKILPAISMVGIALILMVITAAGRESLIKVGALLVLAVLIHNLAGYTLGYWISRLLGVKEKDCRTISLEVGMQNAGLASGLALLMGGMSTIGLAPAIFGPLMNISGSSLATWWHGKLPPEDVKNEPKEATALT, translated from the coding sequence ATGAAAAGAGCTGATTTAAAACTCGTCAGCTATTCTTTTGCAATTGTGTTCCTGCTTTTGTTTATTGCCGCCGTGTTGGCTGGGCGGCATTCGCTGGCGGGATGGCCGCTCACGTTGTTTTTTATAGCGCTGGCCATGGCATTCCGTAATAACAATCTTTTAAAAGGCTTCTCATTTACCGTCGTCATCTTTGCAGCCGTAAGTTTCGCCATGTATTACCCTGCGCATTTTGTACAGTTAGGCAATTTTAAGCTCTCTAAGCTTATTATCCCGCTGTTGCAATTCATCATGTTCGGCATGGGGAGCGAGCTCAGCTTAACCGAACTGATAACCGTAGCAAAAAAACCAAAGACTATCCTGATAGGTACCATTTGCCACTATGCCATAATGCCCTTAGTAGGTTTTACCCTGGTAAGCCTGTTTAATTTCCCTAAGGAAATTGCCGCCGGCATCATCCTGATCGGTTGCTGCCCGAGCGGCCTGGCATCAAACGTAATGGCTTACCTGGCAAGGGCAAACTTAGCTTTATCAGTAGCCATTACCACACTTTCAACCTTGCTTTCGCCCCTGTTAACGCCTTTATTGATGCAGTTGCTGGCCGGCAGATATGTTACCGTGCATTTTTGGGATATGGCCTGGGATACCACCAAGGTAGTTATCATTCCAATAGTAGCCGGGTTGCTGTTTCACTTTCTGGTGAAAGGCAAAATTAAATGGATAGATAAGATTTTGCCTGCCATATCAATGGTTGGGATAGCCCTTATTTTAATGGTTATAACCGCGGCGGGCAGGGAGAGCCTGATTAAAGTGGGCGCATTGCTGGTTTTGGCGGTACTTATCCATAACCTGGCTGGTTATACTTTAGGGTATTGGATAAGCCGTTTGCTGGGTGTTAAAGAAAAAGATTGTCGCACCATATCGCTCGAGGTGGGGATGCAAAATGCCGGTTTGGCCTCGGGCCTGGCTTTACTGATGGGCGGAATGTCGACCATTGGCTTAGCGCCGGCAATATTTGGCCCTTTAATGAATATATCAGGCTCGTCGCTGGCTACCTGGTGGCATGGCAAATTGCCGCCGGAGGATGTAAAGAATGAACCAAAGGAAGCGACGGCGCTTACTTAG
- a CDS encoding RraA family protein — protein MKRFYAANLCVLLCLAMAPLCGKAQQIAKDELIFLTPLWKGERYTDGRPKVPDGIIKRMKLVSIEEAWAVLKNEGYSYQIAEDWPIQINPDSVLVGRAVTATFMPARKDVWQAIDDRGKRQGKKGQNTWPVDILIKGDVYVADQFGAHTNGPTIGDNVGNAIYAKTGNGIIYDGAVRDLRGLKEIGGFTSYITSYDPSYHNPPGDLNTMIMGINQPTRIRKVTVMPGDVVLAEDGIVIFIPPHLAEKVVISSEIVRLRDMFGHLRLREGTYTAGQIDARWSDDIEKDFSKWLNDHIDKLPVPKEQIQEILKTRTW, from the coding sequence ATGAAACGATTTTATGCAGCTAATTTATGTGTATTGCTATGTTTAGCTATGGCACCGCTGTGCGGCAAAGCCCAGCAAATAGCAAAGGACGAACTCATTTTTTTAACGCCGCTTTGGAAAGGGGAACGTTATACCGATGGCAGGCCAAAAGTACCGGACGGTATCATTAAACGGATGAAGCTGGTGAGTATTGAAGAGGCATGGGCCGTTTTAAAAAACGAAGGCTATAGCTACCAGATTGCCGAAGATTGGCCTATACAAATTAACCCCGACAGTGTGCTGGTAGGCAGGGCCGTAACCGCAACCTTTATGCCTGCCCGCAAGGATGTATGGCAGGCCATTGACGACCGGGGGAAACGCCAGGGCAAAAAAGGGCAGAACACCTGGCCGGTTGATATTTTAATAAAAGGTGACGTTTACGTGGCCGACCAATTTGGCGCACATACCAACGGCCCAACCATTGGCGATAACGTAGGCAATGCTATTTACGCCAAAACCGGTAACGGGATAATTTACGACGGGGCGGTAAGAGATTTACGCGGTTTAAAAGAGATAGGAGGCTTTACATCCTACATAACCAGTTACGACCCATCGTATCATAATCCGCCTGGTGATTTGAATACCATGATTATGGGTATCAATCAGCCTACCCGGATCCGCAAGGTTACGGTAATGCCGGGCGATGTGGTTTTGGCAGAAGATGGCATCGTTATATTCATACCCCCGCACCTGGCAGAAAAGGTAGTGATCAGCTCAGAAATTGTGCGCCTGCGGGATATGTTCGGTCACCTTCGTTTACGGGAAGGTACCTATACCGCAGGCCAGATTGATGCGCGGTGGTCTGACGATATTGAAAAAGATTTTTCTAAATGGCTTAACGATCATATCGATAAGTTGCCTGTTCCGAAAGAACAAATACAGGAAATATTAAAAACACGCACCTGGTAA
- a CDS encoding AraC family transcriptional regulator — MKATLKKATPNPEHSFNIHKDIGHAMASAWHYHPECELLVLKRTYGTCLIGDHVGPFKNGDVFLFGSNLPHTFRGEKKYLERDDEKIGETIVILFQNNIWGDAFLNLPEISPIVKLLNTSKLGLRLKGATRRKVAKIAEEMLTDSPSRKLINLLSALELIASSKEYELISSSGFNPEVNRVDQSRINTIFEYTFNNYHRKVALEDVASIINMGKHSFCRYFKSKTKKTYIQFLMEVRIGHACRLLVEEEYNMAEIGYACGYNNISHFYHQFKALTKKNPLDYRQHYLKTEAMRLAV; from the coding sequence ATGAAGGCTACATTAAAAAAGGCAACCCCTAATCCGGAGCACTCTTTTAATATACATAAAGATATAGGCCATGCTATGGCAAGTGCATGGCATTATCACCCGGAGTGCGAACTGTTGGTACTTAAACGAACGTACGGTACCTGCCTGATAGGCGATCACGTAGGGCCGTTTAAAAATGGCGATGTATTTTTATTTGGCTCAAACCTGCCTCATACATTCAGAGGCGAAAAAAAATACCTGGAACGGGATGATGAAAAAATTGGGGAAACGATAGTGATCCTTTTTCAAAATAATATTTGGGGAGATGCTTTCTTAAACCTTCCCGAAATTAGTCCGATTGTTAAGCTGCTCAACACAAGCAAGTTGGGCTTGCGATTAAAAGGCGCAACCAGACGAAAAGTGGCTAAAATAGCGGAAGAAATGCTTACCGATTCTCCTTCAAGAAAGCTGATCAACTTATTATCGGCCCTGGAGTTGATAGCTTCCTCAAAAGAATATGAGTTGATATCATCCAGTGGTTTTAACCCCGAAGTAAACCGTGTTGACCAAAGCCGCATCAATACCATATTTGAGTACACTTTTAATAATTACCACCGAAAGGTAGCATTAGAGGATGTGGCCAGCATTATCAATATGGGAAAACACTCTTTTTGCAGGTACTTTAAATCAAAAACAAAGAAAACCTATATCCAGTTCTTAATGGAAGTGCGGATAGGGCACGCCTGCCGGTTGTTGGTGGAAGAAGAGTACAATATGGCCGAGATTGGCTACGCCTGCGGCTATAACAACATCTCTCATTTCTATCATCAGTTTAAAGCACTCACCAAAAAAAATCCGTTGGATTACCGGCAGCATTACCTCAAAACAGAAGCAATGAGGTTAGCTGTATAA
- a CDS encoding fumarylacetoacetate hydrolase family protein: MMKIYNTRQGIIISRNDQYFLSEEKSWNIFVNRVNLFEVVSNELKQLNADDQLKEVVASDLLAPIDHQEVWASGVTYFRSREARIEESKDAKGGDFYTRVYDAERPELFFKAPAYRTVGPGDEVRIRKDSKWNVPEPELTLFICSAGTIEGYTIGNDMSSRDIEGENPLYLPQAKSYNGAAALGPCLLVPEGPINPDTNISIEIIRDSAIAFSDQISINQMRRKHTDLVDYLFRELDFPFGAFLMTGTGIIPSDDFTLRGGDIVKITIDEIGTLTNTVAI, translated from the coding sequence ATGATGAAAATTTACAACACCAGGCAGGGTATTATTATTAGCCGTAATGACCAATATTTTTTAAGTGAAGAGAAAAGCTGGAACATTTTTGTGAACCGGGTTAATCTTTTTGAAGTTGTGAGCAATGAATTGAAACAGCTAAACGCCGATGATCAATTAAAAGAAGTGGTCGCTTCGGATCTGTTAGCGCCTATAGACCACCAGGAAGTTTGGGCCTCTGGAGTAACTTACTTTCGAAGCCGCGAGGCTCGGATAGAGGAATCAAAAGACGCTAAAGGCGGCGATTTTTACACCCGGGTTTACGATGCCGAAAGGCCCGAGCTTTTTTTTAAAGCGCCCGCCTATCGTACGGTTGGGCCTGGTGATGAAGTCCGCATCCGTAAAGACTCCAAATGGAACGTCCCTGAACCAGAATTAACTTTGTTTATTTGTTCGGCGGGCACTATAGAAGGCTACACCATAGGCAACGATATGTCGTCGAGGGATATTGAAGGCGAAAACCCGCTTTACCTGCCCCAAGCCAAATCATACAATGGTGCAGCTGCCCTTGGCCCCTGCCTGTTGGTACCGGAAGGCCCTATCAACCCGGATACCAATATCAGTATCGAAATCATACGAGATTCGGCCATCGCATTCAGCGACCAGATCTCAATCAACCAGATGAGGCGTAAACATACCGACTTGGTCGATTACCTATTCAGAGAACTTGATTTCCCCTTTGGCGCTTTTTTAATGACGGGTACGGGTATAATCCCTTCCGACGATTTTACGCTGCGTGGCGGCGATATAGTCAAAATCACTATTGATGAGATTGGAACATTAACAAACACAGTTGCGATATGA
- a CDS encoding mandelate racemase/muconate lactonizing enzyme family protein encodes MSNYAKQNRRSFLSKAALSGAGLMAAPMLNLQTYGQGLIDAKERTPQASAPSDLKITDIKCAYSGGGLFVKIYTNQGIWGCGEGVDAISGTYYLVKRLGAQLKGQSPLNPNRLAEQLRKGAFFGGAQSGMFVAVLTAIEAALWDLTGKALGLPVYQLLGGKFRDKCRVYCDTELYTATNPVPDDYAKAARGAVDKGYTAVKFDIDDARDPNKYDRWNWTANNAELERMFNAIAAVRKEVGQHIDICVDMHGRYDGTTGRKVAKMMEPLNLMWLEEPVPADNIDIYKTITQETSTPICAGENFYLAYGYTRLLSEAGIDIVMPDLQKCGGLGEGQRIANLANLYYVPFSPHMVGSFLGAMATAHVCASVPNFHILEWQTLSDTEPKWKEIVTYDKPFIEKGFLTVSDKPGIGVEINEEGLKKYAVKGVPFFE; translated from the coding sequence ATGTCAAACTATGCTAAACAAAACAGGCGCTCTTTCCTGTCAAAAGCGGCTCTCTCGGGTGCCGGGCTCATGGCCGCACCCATGCTTAACCTGCAAACCTACGGGCAGGGATTAATAGATGCGAAAGAAAGAACACCGCAAGCATCTGCACCTTCGGATTTAAAGATAACCGATATTAAATGCGCGTATTCGGGCGGCGGCCTGTTTGTGAAAATTTATACTAACCAGGGGATATGGGGCTGTGGCGAAGGTGTTGACGCTATTTCGGGCACATACTACCTTGTTAAGCGTTTAGGTGCTCAGCTAAAGGGGCAAAGCCCGCTTAACCCTAACAGGTTAGCCGAACAATTGCGTAAAGGCGCTTTTTTTGGCGGCGCACAGTCGGGCATGTTTGTAGCGGTACTTACAGCTATTGAAGCCGCCCTTTGGGATTTAACGGGGAAAGCATTGGGCTTGCCCGTATACCAGTTATTAGGCGGAAAATTCAGGGATAAATGCCGTGTATATTGTGATACCGAGTTATACACAGCTACAAACCCGGTGCCCGACGACTATGCCAAAGCTGCCCGTGGAGCGGTTGACAAGGGCTATACCGCCGTAAAATTTGATATTGACGATGCCCGGGACCCCAATAAATATGATCGCTGGAACTGGACAGCCAATAATGCCGAACTGGAACGGATGTTTAACGCGATAGCCGCTGTACGCAAAGAAGTTGGCCAGCACATTGATATTTGTGTGGATATGCACGGACGGTACGATGGTACAACCGGCCGTAAAGTGGCAAAAATGATGGAGCCTTTAAACCTGATGTGGCTGGAAGAACCTGTGCCTGCCGATAATATTGACATTTACAAAACCATTACGCAGGAAACCAGCACACCTATATGCGCAGGCGAAAATTTTTACTTAGCTTATGGCTACACGCGTTTGCTCAGTGAGGCCGGTATTGATATTGTGATGCCCGATCTGCAAAAATGCGGCGGCCTTGGCGAAGGGCAACGCATAGCCAACTTAGCCAACCTGTATTATGTCCCGTTTTCCCCGCACATGGTGGGTTCCTTCCTTGGTGCAATGGCTACAGCCCACGTTTGCGCATCGGTGCCTAACTTCCATATCTTAGAATGGCAAACCTTAAGCGATACTGAACCCAAATGGAAGGAGATTGTAACGTATGATAAACCTTTTATTGAAAAAGGCTTCCTTACGGTATCCGATAAACCAGGAATAGGTGTTGAAATAAATGAGGAAGGCTTAAAAAAATATGCAGTTAAGGGAGTGCCTTTTTTTGAATAA